The Pseudanabaena sp. PCC 6802 genomic interval ACTACATGAGTTTTATAATTTTTCTTCGTCTCAAAATTTTTCATGTCTTCCCTGCAAGCTTCTCGCGGTACCCGAGATATCTTTTCTCCTGAAATTGCCTATTGGCATCAACTTGAGTCTGTGGCGCGACGGATTCTCGCTCAAGCTGGTTATACAGAGATTCGCACGCCAGCGTTTGAGTCAACCGAGCTATTCGCCCGTGGCATTGGCGAAACCAGCGATATTGTTGGCAAGGAAATGTACACTTTTAGCGATCGCGGCGATCGCTCCCTCACGCTCCGACCGGAAGGTACGGCAGGTGCAGTGCGCGCCTTTATCGAACATAAGCTCTATGCCCAGGGTGGCGTACAGCGTTTGTGGTATACAGGGGCGATGTTTCGCTACGAGCGCCCCCAGGCGGGCAGGCAGAGGCAGTTTCATCAGTTAGGCGTGGAGGTGTTGGGCAGTCAGGATCCGCGCGCTGACGCGGAAGTAATTGCGATCGCGTCTGATTTTCTGACCGAGTTAGGACTGACGGACTTAGTAGTCGATCTCAACTCTGTTGGTAGTGGGGAGGATCGCGCTGCCTATAGAGAAGCTCTGGTGGAGTACTTTACTCCGTATGCCAGCGATCTAGATCCTGACTCGCGCGATCGCCTCAGTCGCAATCCCCTGCGCATCCTCGATAGCAAAGATCTCAATACTCAAGCGATCGCTCAAGCCGCACCGAGCATCCTCGACTATCTCAGTGTGGAGTCGCAAAAGCACTTCGAGCGAGTGCAGGCATTGCTAGGCGATCTGGGGATTGCCTTTAAGCTCAATCCCCGCCTCGTAAGAGGTTTGGACTACTATACTCACACTGCCTTCGAGATCCAATCCTCGCACCTCGGCGCGCAGTCAGCCGTCTGTGGAGGCGGACGCTACGATCGCCTCGTGGCAGAATTAGGGGGTCCCGATACGCCTGCTGTGGGTTGGGCGATCGGTTTAGAAAGGCTGGTATTGCTTTTGCAGCAAGCTACCTCGCCGCAGGGGAATAAGGCAATCGCAGACTTGTATGTTGTCTCCAGAGGGGAACAGGCAGAGCGTAAATCATTACAGGTCGCCCAGAGCCTGCGTCGGGTTGGATTCTGCGTGGAATTAGACCTGAGCGCTGCTAAATTTGATAAGCAACTCAAACGGGCTGCTAATAGTGCGATCGCCGCTTTAATTCTTGGTGATGCGGAAGTAGCAACTGGGAACCTTCAGCTTAAATGGCTAAGTTCTGGGCAACAGGAAGCGATCGCTCTATCAGAAATTCTCAACGATCCGCACAAATTTCGCCAAAGGTTAGATGGAGCAGCATAGGCTAGCCTCAATCTTTTCTCTTGCCGTTTGCGCTCCATATCGATCCAGATTCCCAATTGGAGGATTGACTCACGATACCATTGCTGGTTGTTTCTCTGCCGATCGCCCCATCACTTTTGCCATCGCATGAATTTCCTGCATCAGGCGATCGAACTGATCGGGCGTGAGGGACTGCGGCCCATCGGACAGAGCTTTCTTGGGATTGGGATGTACTTCAATCATGAGCGCATCTGCTCCGGCTGCGATCGCTGCCATGCTCATGGCAGGTACGTAATCCGACCAGCCAGTACCGTGACTGGGGTCGATCGCGATCGGTAAGTGGGTAAGTTTCCGCAGGACTGGAATCGCCGATAGATCGAGGTGATTGCGGGTATATTGGCGATCGAACGTACGGATACCCCGCTCGCACAGAATTACATTTGGATTCCCTGCTGCCAAAATATATTCCGCTGCCATCAACCAATCCTCAATAGTGGCAGCCATACCCCGTTTTAGCAATACGGGTTTATTTTGCTTGCCCACCTGTTTCAGCAGCGAGAAGTTTTGCATATTGCGAGCGCCAATCTGCAAGACATCCGCCACCTCGGCAATTTTTTCAATGTCCGGCGTATCCATCACCTCGGTAATAATGCCAAGTCCGCTAGCATCTCTAGCTGCAGCCAGCAAAGATAAAGCGCTTTCACCATGTCCTTGGAAAGCATAGGGAGAAGTACGCGGCTTGTAAGCTCCACCACGCAAGAAGTGCGCGCCCGCAGCTTTTACCCGCAACGCAGTCTCGACGATCATTTCCTCATTCTCAACCGAACAAGGCCCAGCGATGATTACTAAAGGATGATGCTCCCCAAAGTACACGTTGCCATTTGGAGTTGGTACCATTACTTCACTCGGTTCGTGATGGCGATACTCGCGGCTAGCTCGCTTAAATGGTTGCTCTACGCGCAACACAGATTCGACCCAGGGGCTTACCTCTTCAATCCGAAACGGATCTAACTCAGCCGTGTCGCCAACCAGACCAATTACCACTTTGTGTTTGCCAATAATTTTTTCCGGAGTCAGCCCCCAAGTCGAAAGCTCCTCACAAACCCGGCCAATCTCTACATCGGGCGTGCCAATCTTCATGACTACAATCATCGTAATATAACCTTCACTGATTGATTACGTCCAATCTAGCATTAGGTTCCCAATAGGGCATCACTATGAAAGCATAAGTATTGAAATTATCACGCGACAGGCAAAAATCCTCGTACTCCTGTCGTGCCTGAGCCTTCTTAATACCAATTTAAATTATTGTGGTTACGGATGGGGGTGGAGGCGTTGCCCCCACGAAGGGGTAGAACCCCTTCACCCCGTTCGAGATCTGTCTTGTTTACTGTTCAAATTGGTATAGGTATCGGCGTGGAACGCAAAAAGGGTGGCAAGTCCTGCAAAAGCTATGCAGTCTGGGAATACGATTGCTGAGAGTCCTTTGAACTTGTTAGCTCGAACCTGTACCCTGACGTTGCGCTTTCCAGGCTTCGCGCAGATTGCCGAAATTCTGCTGAAACTCTTGCCAGCCGAACCAACTACCTACTCTGTCTTCTTCCCAAGAGGCTGAAAGCGCGCCATAGGTTAGTCCCAATACCCCAGTTCCTAGAAACGCCATGCTCACCAAAACCACTGCTGTATTGGGTAGCTCGAACCATTTATTGATAACAATTACATAACTAACAACAAACGTGGCAAAACCGCATAGGGTTGGTATGCCGCAAAACAGAGCCATACGTCTCACAATGCGGCTATTCACCTCAGGCGGAATTTGCAAGTTGGTTTTGGAAGCCGGAGGAGCAGGCCGATCGCTTTGCTTCTCTAGTTTCTTCTTCTTGCCTTTGCCACTTGGTTCAAAGGGGAGACGATCTGACACTTTAGCCTCTCAAGCCCAGGCGTTGAATCAAGTTTTTGTAGCGCTCCGTATCTTTTTGGCGGATATAAGCTAGCAAGCGCTTGCGTTGTCCGATCATTTTCAGCAAGCTGCGGCGAGATGAAAAATCCTTAGAATGGGTCTTCAGGTGAGCGCTGAGTTGATTGATGCGCTCGGTTAACATTGCCACTTGTACATCAGAAGAACCCGTGTCAGTGGGGTGAATTTGATAGGCAGCAAACAATTCTTGCTTGCGCTCTTGCAACAGTGCCATATGCAGACTTTGTATACTCTAGATTCTTAATGCTTAAAGATAGTCAGGTTTACTAGCCTACCATACTTTTTAGGCTTTCCCCGACACAAATTTCTATCGATCGGTTTTATAGACAGGTAGGTCTGGCTGACAATTCCCGATCGCTACCAATTGCGGCCATACAAAACCTGCTTCCTACAACAACAACATCCCATTTTTAGTGGGCAGAGCCATTGCCGTGATACTTATCCGTATCGTAGAAGCCGTTGCGAGTGCCAAAGAAGAGGCAGCTAACTGTAAATAAAACAGTTAGACCAATGAGGACGAGTTTAAAGTCTAAAAGGAATTCCATGGATATTTCAACAATAAGTGTTTCTACTCTACATAAATATGGTAGCCCACAGACTTGAGTAGAACGCGACCCTTAACGCCAGCTTAAGCCTGTGGCTTTACGGTATGAATTTCGATCGAATGATCGTGCCACATCCTGGTTGGCTACCCCCCTTTTCTCGGAGACTGCGCAGGCAAACGTTGTTTGTGTAGACGCGACTTCTAGTCGCCAGGCAATCTCAGGGTGAATTGCCTGGGCGTAATCTAGGTGCCAAAGGTGCGATCGCCTGCATCCCCCAGACCTGGTACGATCCAACCTTTTTCGTTCAATGTTTCATCGATCGCTGCGGCGTAGATTTTGATACCAGGAAATTTTCGATCGATCTTTTGGAGGGCAGGAGGAGCGCAGATTACATTCACAATCCGAATTAAACCAGGCTCTGCGCCACGCTCTACCAACATTTCCAGTGTGGTCATAATGGTGCCCCCAGTGGCAAGCATCGGCTCGGTAATCAGAATGCGAGTGTCTGGGGCAAATTTTTCTGGCAGCCTGTTCACATAACAGCTAGATTCTAGAGTTTCCTCATTGCGAACAAACCCTAGATGATAAATGGCCGCCGTGGGTAATAGCGATTGACAGCCATCCAGTAAAGATAGCCCAGCCCGCAGGATCGGCACGATCGCCAGCAATGCATTAGGATCGATAATTTTGCCAGCACTCGGCCCTAGAGGTGTTTCTATTCCCACTTCCTGTACTGGCAGCCACTCTCGCATTGCCTCATAGGTCAGCCAGCGACCGATTTCATGCATGGCGCTGCGAAACAAAGGTACGGGTGTATTTTTATCTCTTGCTACGGTTAACCAATGTGCCACGAGAGGATGGGGTGGAACATAGATGCGTAGTTGCATTGGCATAGTGGTTTCTTGTTTTTTGTTAATGATAATGATACTGAAGGGGTTAAGCATTTGCGCAGAATATCTGCGTTTAACGCAAGGATTATGAGGCAAATGCTTAACCCGTACCCAGGAGAGCGCTCAGAGATCGCGATCGCGGGGGGGAGGGAGTTAGGTTAAGCTATTTAGCTGATGAAATAGGCTATTGGTTTGTGGGAATTTTATATTGCGTCTCAATTGTTTCATTGAACAATAGTCGGCGGATAGTGGGTTTACTGACGTTTCCATTGTCCGCTTCTTTATTTTTGGTCATTTAGAGCTGTCCGTCCTCTCCAGCATGATAGGAACTGCGTACTAATGGGCCAGAACGGATGTGGGTAAAACCAATTTGGCGAGCGATCGCTCCTAGCTGGGCGAATTCGTCCGGCAACCAGTATTTTTGCACGGGTAAATGTTCTAAGGATGGGCGGAGATATTGGCCGACGGTCAGCGATCTACAGCCAACTTTGTAAAGATCGTGCATAGTTTCTGCAATCTCGTCAACTGTTTCGCCGTGTCCTACCATCAAACCAGATTTGGTCGTAATCTCTGGATTTAATGTCTTGACGTGCTGTAAGATGCTCAGCGATCGCTCGTATTTTGCCCCCCGCCGCACTACTCCCTGCAAACGACGCACGGTTTCGATATTGTGGTTGTAGCAAACTGGATTAGCCGATACTACGGTGGCGATGCAATCGCGATCGCCCCTAAAATCAGGCGTGAGTACTTCGATTTTGACTTGGGGCCTGAGGTGGCGGATGGCTGCGATCGTTTCCACAAAGTGTCCTGCACCCTGGTCGGATAAATCATCTCTAGCCACTGACGTTAGCACTACATAGTCCAGACCCAATAAATTAACGGCATCGGCAACCTTAGATGGCTCGCGCGGATCTAGAGGCATGGGTTGATGACCTTTATCCACCTGGCAAAAAGCACAACTGCGGGTGCAGGTTGGGCCCATTAATAAAAAAGTGGCTGTCTTTTGGGCATAACACTCAGCCCGATTAGGACAGCGACCCTCTTCACAGATGGTGTGGATGCCCTTTTGTTTAATAATTTGCTGTACGGTGGAAATCTCGTTAACTTTGCCAATCTTTGGTTGCAACCATTTAGGCAAGCGCAATACCTCTGTAGCGGAGCGAGTTTTAGCTATATCCTTCACATTTTTCAACAATTCATCGATACTAATTGATAACATATACGTCTACACTCTTTTTGGTATCGTCGATCGCGATTTTAAGTTGCAAGTCAGTTGCACATTTAGAGTTTTCTGAGGGTAGCCTAATGTTTAATGGACGACTATTAAATTATCAGAGGGGATTTGTGTAGTGGCACCTCACAAGATATTGGTAATCGATGATAGCCGAGTAATCCGTAACATGGTGCGTGACATGCTACCAGCGGATAATTTTGAAGTTATTGAAGCACCAGACGGAATCAAGGGGTTAGAGTTGATTCAGCAGGAGCGCCCCTGGATGATCATGCTGGATTTTTTTCTGCCACGCATGAATGGATATGAAGTTTATGAAAATATTCAACAAAATAGCGAATTAAGTCGCATTCCCCTCGTCCTCATGTCTGGGCGCAAGGAAGAAGTCACGAGTAAAATTCCCGAACCATTTGAAGAAAAGTATTTAGTATTCATTGAAAAACCGTTCGAGCAAAAAGCTCTGATCGCAGCGATCAAAAAAGCCATGATCCTGGCGCAGAAGCGCCCTCCTGCTCCTATGCCCGCCTCAGTCGAAGCAGGTGCTGCCTCCGGTGAAGCTGGTGCAGTTGATGCAGCCCTAATTGCGCGGATCGATGCCCTAGAAACAAAACTCAAAGATGTGCCAGAAATGGAGAAAAGGATTAAGTCGCTGGAGCAACAAGTAATTGCCCAGCAAAAACAAATTCAACAGATTGTTGCCTTTATCAAACAAAAAATTAAATAACGCGATGTGCAACTAACGTACTCCCTCATCACCCAGCCCCTTCTCCCAAAAGCAGGAGAAGGGGAGCTAGAATCGGCCAAAGTCCCTCTCCCGCTCTGGGAGAGCGATTTAGGGTGAGGGCAATGGGGGAAGAAGAATTTATGAGAAATCAATGCCCAACCCCCATCAAGCCCAATCATCGCGACCATCATTGTGCGAGCTAAATACCTTAGTTGTAGCGTGAATTTCCCTGGTTTTCGCAAATAGCTCTTCCTCCGTAAGTTTCCATCTTGCCAAAACCTTGAGCAAATCTGCTTGAATGTCCCTAGCACCAGGGAACCCCTGATAGCGAATGCACAAGCGAGCCAGGTCTGCGAGATTTCTATCGCTCGGCTCCGCTTGCAACAAAGTATTGACAATCTGGCGATCGCCAAAATATTGAGGATGCTCCTGATCTTTAGGTTCAGCCATAGGGTAAACGCATAAACTTTGGAGAAAGGGGTAGGAGCAGGTTTAGTCAGAAATCATCGATAATTAGCAATTGATTTTATCCAAAACCTGCTCCTACCAGCTACGATTCCCGCTTTAAGATCACCATTTCCTTCCCAACCATAGGACTGCGGGCAATCAGATGTTGTGAGGCATCAGATACTAGCAGTTTTTTGAAATTAAGCTTCTGCGATCGCCCCAATAGTTCGGCCATCAGTTTATCCTGCTGGCCGGGATCTAGTTGGTACCAAGCATCGGTTAACTGCACGATCAGGCGACCCAGCTTAAAGTTAGTTTGAACCGACTGGATCAGCGCCTCGCCATATTTCTTGGACACATCCGTGACCTGTATCTGAATATTCGAGATCGCAACTTTGTCCGGCGATAGAGGTGAATCGCCGCGCTCGGGTGGAGCTAAGCGATCTGAAGTTTTAGCGGTTGGCGTCAATGATGTGGGTAGCTTAGGAGCTTTGGTAGCCAATCGCGATGCGGGTGTTGGTTTGAATAAAATCAGCAGCACCAGGGCAACAATCAAAGTGGTTGATGCCGCTCTCTTCTCTAAAATAGGCTTGACGTTGTCGGGAACTTTAATCGTCGCCAGCTTTTCACTGGCTGCTCTCCAAGTCGGCGCTGTAGCTGTGCTGGCTTTCTGCCAAAAGCTACTTGCCTTTAGCTTTTCCCAGTTATTAACGATCGCGGGCGTGGCTTTTACCTTGTCTGAAATAGCTCCATAGGCTTTCGTGAGGGGCGGATCGATTTTGTCAACTACTTTAGTCAAAAATGACAAAACTACGGGCACGAGTTGCTCGCGTACGAACTTCCAAGCAATTGATAGTTCCTGGCGAACCTGGTCTGCTAGAGGTGGTTTAGCCGCTGGCTCAGATGCGGGTGTAAGTACTGCCGCTGGCTCAGGTGCTGTAACTTGGTTAGTGGTGGCAGTATCGCCTGGAGCCGCCTCAAGTCGCTGGCGGAGATTCTGCAAACCCTGGATTAGCGATTTTAAGAGCTTATCGGCTTGCGATCGCGCTGCACTAACACTTGAAGATACTTGCTCTGCTTCGTCCGTCCCACTTTCAGATTTAGTGTCAGGTTTAGTTGCTAGTCTAGCATCGAGTTTTTCCAGGGCAGGGATCAGAGTAGCTAATAGCTTGACAAGTTGCGATCGCAGTGTCGGAGCGACTTTGCCCCATCCTTGCTTTAATTGCTGTAGTAGATTGCCCAAGGTATCTGGAGCCTTCTGTGACATAACTGCCTCCGCGTAGAATCCGTTTCAGGTTTTAGCAAGCTTAGCAGCTTTGCTATATTTCTCTTCAACCAAATCTAAACTTTTCAAACTGCTATATATAGCCGTAGACAGATCTGCTAGGACAGGGGGTGTGGGGGCTGCGCCCCCACGCAGGGGTTCCACCCCTGCACCCCATTCGTAAATGATTTATAGCCATAATAGATCTTTTAGGACAGGGGGTGTGGGGGCTGCGCCCCCACGCAGGGGTGAACCCCCTGCACCCCGTCCTAAGCCTGGTAGTTGAACCAGACCGATCGCGCGATCGGTCGAGGACAATTGTGTTTCTAAGTTGCTTAAATATGGGCATATTTAGGTAAAGAAAATCAAAACCAGATCCTAGGGTCTTTGCCCTCATGACTGACTTGTCACCAGAAAATACCAATCAATTTAATAGTCAAATGGGCAACTATTCCGAGGCAGCAGACAACCTTGGAGCCGAGGCATGTTTGCAGGCCGTGGTTAACAGTTTGCCAGCGATCGTGTGGGCTACGGATCTTGCCGGAACGATCGCATTTATCATTGGCAGTGGGTTGGATGCTTTGGGGTTAAAGTCGGAAGAACTCGTAGGGCAATCGATCTTTGTTTTGTATAAAGCCCATTCTGGCAATGTCGAGAATATTAAACGGGGATTGTCAGGCGAACAACGAGCTTGGATATCAACTTTTCACAATGTCATTTACAATCATCGGGTTATACCCGTAAGAGATCGAAACGGTAATGCGATCGGCTTAACGGGGGTTTCGCTCGATATTACCGAACGCGATCGCGTTGAAACAGCTCTACGGCAACAAGCCAGACGAGAGCGTTTGGTGGCGACGATCGCTCAACGCATTCGTGCTTCTCTGCAATTAAATGACATTTTGAACACTACGGTGGCAGAATTGCGACAGTTCCTCCAGATTAATCGCATGGTAATTTACCGCTTTAGCCAGGAGGAACGGGGGATAGTTGTGGCGGAGTCTGCCGATCCCGAATACTCTGCCAATCTCGATGCAAACGTTGATAATTTGAGCGTTGATATTAGGTGTTTGGGAGAAAGCATAGAAGCATATAGTCGAGGCGAATTTCATGTTATCCATGATGTCGAGGTGGCAAGCCTGAGTGCCGAAACTCAACAATTCCTCAAGCAAAGGTATGTTAAGTCTCGCCTAGCAGTTCCCATCCTGGTTGATGGTGAAGAGGAAGGTAGCCCATTGCCAAGCAACTGTGCCAGACCTTGGGGCTTGCT includes:
- a CDS encoding response regulator, encoding MAPHKILVIDDSRVIRNMVRDMLPADNFEVIEAPDGIKGLELIQQERPWMIMLDFFLPRMNGYEVYENIQQNSELSRIPLVLMSGRKEEVTSKIPEPFEEKYLVFIEKPFEQKALIAAIKKAMILAQKRPPAPMPASVEAGAASGEAGAVDAALIARIDALETKLKDVPEMEKRIKSLEQQVIAQQKQIQQIVAFIKQKIK
- the lipA gene encoding lipoyl synthase, with translation MLSISIDELLKNVKDIAKTRSATEVLRLPKWLQPKIGKVNEISTVQQIIKQKGIHTICEEGRCPNRAECYAQKTATFLLMGPTCTRSCAFCQVDKGHQPMPLDPREPSKVADAVNLLGLDYVVLTSVARDDLSDQGAGHFVETIAAIRHLRPQVKIEVLTPDFRGDRDCIATVVSANPVCYNHNIETVRRLQGVVRRGAKYERSLSILQHVKTLNPEITTKSGLMVGHGETVDEIAETMHDLYKVGCRSLTVGQYLRPSLEHLPVQKYWLPDEFAQLGAIARQIGFTHIRSGPLVRSSYHAGEDGQL
- a CDS encoding DUF3288 family protein, with product MAEPKDQEHPQYFGDRQIVNTLLQAEPSDRNLADLARLCIRYQGFPGARDIQADLLKVLARWKLTEEELFAKTREIHATTKVFSSHNDGRDDWA
- the hisS gene encoding histidine--tRNA ligase; the protein is MSSLQASRGTRDIFSPEIAYWHQLESVARRILAQAGYTEIRTPAFESTELFARGIGETSDIVGKEMYTFSDRGDRSLTLRPEGTAGAVRAFIEHKLYAQGGVQRLWYTGAMFRYERPQAGRQRQFHQLGVEVLGSQDPRADAEVIAIASDFLTELGLTDLVVDLNSVGSGEDRAAYREALVEYFTPYASDLDPDSRDRLSRNPLRILDSKDLNTQAIAQAAPSILDYLSVESQKHFERVQALLGDLGIAFKLNPRLVRGLDYYTHTAFEIQSSHLGAQSAVCGGGRYDRLVAELGGPDTPAVGWAIGLERLVLLLQQATSPQGNKAIADLYVVSRGEQAERKSLQVAQSLRRVGFCVELDLSAAKFDKQLKRAANSAIAALILGDAEVATGNLQLKWLSSGQQEAIALSEILNDPHKFRQRLDGAA
- a CDS encoding diguanylate cyclase domain-containing protein encodes the protein MTDLSPENTNQFNSQMGNYSEAADNLGAEACLQAVVNSLPAIVWATDLAGTIAFIIGSGLDALGLKSEELVGQSIFVLYKAHSGNVENIKRGLSGEQRAWISTFHNVIYNHRVIPVRDRNGNAIGLTGVSLDITERDRVETALRQQARRERLVATIAQRIRASLQLNDILNTTVAELRQFLQINRMVIYRFSQEERGIVVAESADPEYSANLDANVDNLSVDIRCLGESIEAYSRGEFHVIHDVEVASLSAETQQFLKQRYVKSRLAVPILVDGEEEGSPLPSNCARPWGLLVADHCAQVHHWHPQEINLLASLSTQVAIAIRQAQLYAKLEENKRQLEESNKELLRLASVDWLTQTANRLRFDEYINQEWRQMAREGAQIALIMADIDYFKDYNDTYGHPEGDRCLQKVARAINQTVKRPRDLVARYGGEEFAIVLPMTDIEGANYLAEQIRTNVKALNIVHEESLIDEYVTVSLGVASMSPIVGSTPSVLIAAADYALYEAKGRGRNCIYSIG
- the upp gene encoding uracil phosphoribosyltransferase, yielding MPMQLRIYVPPHPLVAHWLTVARDKNTPVPLFRSAMHEIGRWLTYEAMREWLPVQEVGIETPLGPSAGKIIDPNALLAIVPILRAGLSLLDGCQSLLPTAAIYHLGFVRNEETLESSCYVNRLPEKFAPDTRILITEPMLATGGTIMTTLEMLVERGAEPGLIRIVNVICAPPALQKIDRKFPGIKIYAAAIDETLNEKGWIVPGLGDAGDRTFGT
- the aroF gene encoding 3-deoxy-7-phosphoheptulonate synthase, whose protein sequence is MIVVMKIGTPDVEIGRVCEELSTWGLTPEKIIGKHKVVIGLVGDTAELDPFRIEEVSPWVESVLRVEQPFKRASREYRHHEPSEVMVPTPNGNVYFGEHHPLVIIAGPCSVENEEMIVETALRVKAAGAHFLRGGAYKPRTSPYAFQGHGESALSLLAAARDASGLGIITEVMDTPDIEKIAEVADVLQIGARNMQNFSLLKQVGKQNKPVLLKRGMAATIEDWLMAAEYILAAGNPNVILCERGIRTFDRQYTRNHLDLSAIPVLRKLTHLPIAIDPSHGTGWSDYVPAMSMAAIAAGADALMIEVHPNPKKALSDGPQSLTPDQFDRLMQEIHAMAKVMGRSAEKQPAMVS
- a CDS encoding PAM68 family protein → MSDRLPFEPSGKGKKKKLEKQSDRPAPPASKTNLQIPPEVNSRIVRRMALFCGIPTLCGFATFVVSYVIVINKWFELPNTAVVLVSMAFLGTGVLGLTYGALSASWEEDRVGSWFGWQEFQQNFGNLREAWKAQRQGTGSS
- the rpsO gene encoding 30S ribosomal protein S15 gives rise to the protein MALLQERKQELFAAYQIHPTDTGSSDVQVAMLTERINQLSAHLKTHSKDFSSRRSLLKMIGQRKRLLAYIRQKDTERYKNLIQRLGLRG
- a CDS encoding membrane protein, with the protein product MEFLLDFKLVLIGLTVLFTVSCLFFGTRNGFYDTDKYHGNGSAH